In Lactococcus garvieae subsp. garvieae, the following proteins share a genomic window:
- the rimP gene encoding ribosome maturation factor RimP gives MSETLVKTVEEFILPHLPEEFELIDVEWEKLGGDMVLRLLVDKADGITIQDTADLSEILSPLLDTISPDPFPTEGYMLEVASPGAERPLKKAEHFQSAIGEYILVKLYQKIEGEKEFVGDLVKFEDNTLTVEYMDKARKKTVEIPADKISKATTLVKL, from the coding sequence ATGTCAGAAACACTTGTAAAAACAGTAGAAGAATTCATCTTGCCTCACCTGCCAGAAGAGTTTGAATTGATTGATGTTGAGTGGGAAAAACTTGGCGGAGATATGGTTTTGCGACTCTTGGTAGATAAGGCAGATGGCATTACTATTCAAGACACAGCCGATTTAAGTGAAATTCTTTCACCTTTGCTGGACACGATTTCACCAGACCCATTTCCAACGGAAGGTTATATGCTTGAAGTTGCAAGCCCAGGTGCAGAACGTCCGCTTAAAAAAGCTGAACATTTTCAAAGTGCCATTGGTGAATACATTCTTGTAAAACTTTATCAAAAAATTGAAGGCGAAAAAGAATTTGTTGGAGATTTGGTGAAGTTTGAGGACAACACCTTAACTGTAGAATATATGGATAAAGCCCGTAAGAAAACAGTTGAAATTCCAGCAGATAAGATTTCAAAAGCTACAACTTTAGTGAAGTTGTAA